From the Lathyrus oleraceus cultivar Zhongwan6 chromosome 4, CAAS_Psat_ZW6_1.0, whole genome shotgun sequence genome, one window contains:
- the LOC127073929 gene encoding transcription factor MYB98, whose product MFHSVVSVTPNSVMVLETNLRENYASQPLHLHENYLKPSMKDELPNFNAQSSQGNFLQDFHHIDQFHVHGSSSSNHVFGVQTQNFDPFGNEQCANTGFEVYNDKSFPENNNSSNQHAHFIDNFQYDGYGLNIPRRNHLDLMVENQSYFPFNNASETKPLNYVVPDDEVSSIAPTSYYQRGDLNRNNRLLSPTTRRAFKAKKKSSIVKGQWTVDEDRMLIQMVEQYGMRKWSHIAQRLPGRIGKQCRERWHNHLRPDIKKDIWTDEEDKILIQAHTEIGNKWAEIAKRLAGRTENSIKNHWNATKRRQYSKRKCRSKYPRGTLLQEYIKSLNLDQNPPRDFRKKSCSNAKKTITCGTSKEAIQQIPQPQIMNQFCPNDQSVPNYEFNDFCLDDNLFEEGCGIDSLLEDMASVPTMDEKEFDEKLCDNNKGSMQVVNLDEHQFETEIEVKKEMDLVEMISQVNQTI is encoded by the exons ATGTTTCATTCAGTGGTGTCTGTTACACCTAATTCTGTCATGGTTCTTGAGACAAACCTCAGAGAAAACTATGCCTCACAACCATTGCACTTGCATGAAAACTACTTAAAACCAAGTATGAAAGATGAGCTTCCTAATTTCAATGCTCAATCCTCTCAGGGTAATTTCTTGCAAGATTTTCACCATATTGATCAGTTTCACGTGCATGGCTCTTCATCGTCTAATCATGTTTTTGGGGTCCAAACTCAAAATTTTGATCCTTTTGGTAATGAACAATGCGCAAATACAGGTTTTGAAGTTTATAATGATAAGTCTTTTCCTGAGAACAATAATAGTAGTAATCAACATGCTCATTTTATTGACAATTTTCAATATGACGGTTATGGTTTGAATATTCCTAGAAGGAATCATCTTGATCTTATGGTTGAAAACCAAAGCTATTTTCCATTTAATAATGCTTCAGAAACCAAACCGTTGAACTATGTTGTACCAGATGATGAAGTCTCAAGCATAGCACCAACAAGTTATTACCAAAGAGGTGATTTGAATAGAAACAACAGGCTACTATCACCGACCACGAGAAGAGCGTTTAAAGCGAAGAAGAAATCAAGCATAGTGAAGGGACAATGGACGGTCGATGAAGATAG AATGTTGATTCAAATGGTGGAACAATATGGAATGAGGAAGTGGTCTCATATTGCTCAGAGATTGCCTGGAAGAATAGGGAAACAATGCAGAGAAAGATGGCATAACCATTTAAGGCCTGACATTAAG AAAGACATATGGACTGATGAAGAGGACAAGATATTGATCCAAGCTCATACTGAGATAGGAAATAAATGGGCAGAAATTGCGAAAAGATTGGCAGGAAGAACTGAAAACTCAATAAAAAATCATTGGAATGCAACAAAGAGAAGACAATATTCGAAAAGAAAATGCCGCTCGAAGTATCCTAGAGGCACACTTCTGCAGGAATATATCAAGAGCTTGAACTTGGACCAAAATCCACCAAGAGACTTTCGAAAAAAATCTTGTTCTAATGCTAAGAAAACCATTACTTGTGGCACAAGTAAAGAAGCAATACAACAAATTCCTCAACCACAGATCATGAATCAGTTTTGTCCCAATGACCAATCAGTGCCGAACTACGAGTTTAATGATTTTTGCTTGGATGATAATTTGTTTGAAGAAGGATGTGGTATAGATTCTCTGCTAGAAGATATGGCAAGTGTTCCTACAATGGATGAGAAAGAATTTGATGAAAAACTATGTGATAATAATAAGGGAAGCATGCAAGTTGTTAATCTTGATGAACATCAATTTGAGACTGAGATTGAAGTTAAGAAGGAGATGGATTTGGTGGAGATGATCTCTCAAGTTAATCAAACTATTTGA